One genomic segment of Arachis duranensis cultivar V14167 chromosome 4, aradu.V14167.gnm2.J7QH, whole genome shotgun sequence includes these proteins:
- the LOC107483546 gene encoding uncharacterized protein LOC107483546 encodes MTLTPYKGIRDPKVHVTKFESMMFFNSDCDPILCRFFPTFLDGAALLWFFKLPAGSITSFDEFAKMFINHFAASKIYVRDPDYLSTIRQGQHESLKDYMTRFTTAAMEIPDLNPEVQLHAIKSGLRPGKFQEAIAVAKPKTLEEFRDKATGQIEIEKLRETRRNEKPPPRKDDDKPSRSNIKDHRKTLKLNPKFDSYTRFNTRREDIIKDILHNRLIKPPVKAGTY; translated from the coding sequence ATGACCCTGACACCATATAAGGGGATCAGGGACCCTAAAGTCCATGTCACCAAGTTCGAGTCCATGATGTTCTTCAACAGTGATTGTGACCCCATTTTATGCCGATTTTTTCCTACTTTTTTAGACGGAGCAGCTTTATTATGGTTTTTTAAGTTGCCTGCAGGGTCCATAACCAGCTTTGACGAATTCGCCAAGATGTTCATCAATCATTTTGCAGCATCAAAAATCTATGTGAGAGACCCGGATTATCTCAGCACGATCAGGCAAGGACAGCATGAAAGCCTAAAGGATTACATGACGCGCTTCACCACGGCAGCCATGGAAATCCCCGACTTGAACCCTGAAGTGCAATTGCATGCCATCAAAAGCGGCCTCCGACCAGGGAAGTTCCAGGAAGCCATAGCTGTAGCCAAACCAAAGACATTAGAGGAATTCCGAGACAAGGCCACGGGACAAATTGAAATAGAGAAACTGCGTGAAACACGAAGGAATGAAAAACCACCACCACGAAAAGACGATGACAAGCCGAGCAGGTCTAATATTAAAGATCATAGAAAAACTCTTAAACTAAATCCAAAATTTGATTCTTATACTAGGTTTAACACAAGAAGAGAGGACATAATAAAGGACATATTACACAATAGGCTCATAAAGCCACCAGTTAAAGCAGGAACATACTAA
- the LOC107483545 gene encoding uncharacterized protein LOC107483545 has product MDKCVAAKDLLEILARQGLLDKYISSRNQKETTDMNKPKYSSKRREKGTWRDPVETPTSKGIINYISGGFVGGGITNTSRKRSYRAMMTMEGTQQNSPILTSSANVSFSASDFKSRTPNLDDPVVISLSMGELTVKKVLHDPGSSADVLFYSTFKKMQLSDKSLQPSGGELAGFSGERVPISGYVWMRTTLGELPNSKTLDIQFLVVDCVSLYNIILGRPSLNSFGAIVSTIHLYVKFPL; this is encoded by the coding sequence ATGGACAAGTGTGTGGCAGCTAAGGACCTATTGGAAATATTGGCAAGACAGGGGCTACTGGACAAATACATCAGCTCCAGGAATCAGAAGGAGACAACTGACATGAACAAGCCAAAGTATAGCTCGAAACGCAGAGAAAAAGGAACATGGCGGGACCCAGTAGAAACCCCCACCTCCAAAGGGATCATAAACTACATCTCAGGAGGTTTCGTTGGAGGAGGaataacaaacacatcaaggaaGCGAAGTTACAGAGCCATGATGACAATGGAAGGAACTCAGCAGAACTCTCCCATTCTGACCTCCTCGGCCAACGTCAGTTTCAGTGCTTCTGACTTCAAATCAAGAACCCCaaacttagacgacccagtagTAATCTCATTAAGTATGGGAGAACTGACTGTCAAAAAGGTGTTACACGATCCAGGAAGCAGTGCCGATGTCTTGTTCTACTCCACGTTCAAGAAGATGCAATTAAGCGATAAGTCACTACAGCCATCAGGAGGAGAACTGGCAGGTTTCTCGGGCGAAAGAGTCCCCATATCAGGTTATGTCTGGATGAGGACGACATTAGGAGAACTCCCAAACTCCAAAACACTGGACATCCAATTTCTAGTGGTCGACTGTGTTAGCCTTTATAATATCATTTTGGGACGTCCATCCCTTAACtcttttggagccattgtttcCACCATTCATTTGTATGTCAAGTTCCCTTTGTAG